Proteins encoded in a region of the uncultured Paludibaculum sp. genome:
- the nusG gene encoding transcription termination/antitermination protein NusG, whose protein sequence is MSEQDFDQNNEAGGELQPSEDLTLNGAQAESAEEAVADESAAPVDPNELPGMDWFIIHTYSGFENKVAESLRARAAAYAFADRLGQILIPTEEVVELRNGKKVTSKRLLYPGYVMVQMAMDDELWHHVKNTPRVTGFVGGGNTPVPLTADEVNAILYRQASAAERPRPKMSFEKSETVRIVDGPFTNFQGKVDEVNSDRNTLRVLVTIFGRATPVELEFLQVEKIS, encoded by the coding sequence ATGTCCGAGCAAGACTTCGATCAAAACAACGAGGCAGGCGGCGAATTGCAGCCGTCTGAAGATCTGACGCTGAACGGCGCTCAGGCGGAGTCTGCCGAGGAGGCGGTAGCGGACGAGAGTGCCGCGCCCGTCGATCCGAATGAGCTCCCTGGCATGGATTGGTTCATCATCCATACCTACTCCGGATTCGAAAACAAGGTTGCGGAATCGCTGCGGGCCCGTGCTGCGGCGTATGCGTTTGCTGACCGTCTGGGCCAGATTCTGATCCCCACTGAAGAAGTGGTGGAGTTGCGGAACGGCAAGAAGGTGACGAGCAAGCGGCTGCTATACCCGGGGTATGTGATGGTCCAGATGGCCATGGACGACGAACTCTGGCATCACGTGAAGAACACGCCCAGGGTCACTGGTTTTGTAGGTGGCGGCAACACGCCCGTGCCGCTAACCGCCGATGAAGTCAACGCGATTCTGTACCGGCAGGCCTCGGCCGCGGAGCGCCCGCGTCCGAAGATGAGTTTCGAAAAGAGCGAGACGGTGCGCATCGTCGATGGTCCGTTCACCAACTTCCAGGGCAAGGTGGACGAGGTGAATTCCGATCGCAACACACTCCGCGTACTGGTGACGATTTTTGGCCGTGCTACGCCTGTGGAGTTGGAATTTCTCCAGGTGGAGAAGATCAGCTAG
- the rplK gene encoding 50S ribosomal protein L11, translating to MAKKVTAQVKLQIPAGKATPAPPVGTALGPQGVNIMEFCKAFNAKTSAKDQEGLIIPVVITIYSDRSFTFITKTPPVAILVKRACNLAKGSAEPNKNKVGKITMKQVEEIAKLKMPDLNSFDVESAIAQVKGACVSMGVEVVN from the coding sequence ATGGCGAAGAAAGTAACGGCTCAGGTGAAGCTGCAAATTCCGGCGGGGAAGGCCACTCCGGCGCCTCCGGTCGGCACGGCGCTCGGTCCGCAGGGCGTCAACATCATGGAGTTCTGCAAGGCGTTCAACGCCAAGACCTCCGCCAAGGACCAGGAAGGGCTGATCATCCCGGTAGTGATCACGATCTACTCGGACCGCTCGTTCACCTTCATTACGAAGACGCCGCCGGTGGCTATTCTTGTGAAGCGGGCCTGCAATCTGGCGAAGGGCAGCGCGGAGCCCAATAAGAACAAAGTCGGCAAGATTACGATGAAACAGGTTGAGGAGATCGCGAAGCTCAAGATGCCCGACCTGAATTCATTTGACGTCGAATCGGCCATCGCTCAAGTGAAAGGCGCCTGTGTTTCCATGGGCGTGGAAGTAGTCAACTAG
- the rplA gene encoding 50S ribosomal protein L1 — translation MARKPGKKYTAAAGQVEKRPYTLEDAIPLVQKIKFSKFDETVEVHMRLGVDPKHADQMVRGTVVLPNGLGKSKRVLVIASGDKIREAEAAGAEFFGGDEMVEKIQKENWLDFDAVIATPDMMRSMARLGKILGPRGLMPNPKTGTVTTDVTKAVNEVKAGKVEFRVDKTGVIHAPVGKVGFATDKLLENASTLIQAVIKAKPSVAKGKYVRSATVCSTMGPGVALDVTVFNLRQL, via the coding sequence ATGGCAAGAAAACCAGGCAAAAAGTATACTGCGGCCGCGGGGCAAGTCGAGAAGCGGCCCTACACGCTCGAAGACGCCATCCCGCTGGTACAAAAGATCAAGTTCTCGAAGTTCGACGAGACGGTCGAAGTGCACATGCGGTTGGGAGTCGATCCGAAGCACGCGGACCAGATGGTGCGCGGAACCGTGGTATTGCCGAATGGGCTCGGCAAGAGCAAACGGGTGCTGGTGATCGCTTCCGGCGACAAAATTCGTGAGGCAGAAGCGGCGGGCGCCGAGTTCTTCGGTGGCGACGAAATGGTAGAGAAGATCCAGAAGGAAAACTGGCTGGACTTCGACGCCGTCATCGCGACCCCCGACATGATGCGCTCGATGGCACGGTTGGGTAAGATTCTGGGTCCTCGTGGCCTGATGCCGAACCCGAAAACCGGAACGGTGACGACGGACGTCACCAAGGCTGTCAATGAAGTGAAGGCCGGCAAGGTGGAGTTCCGCGTGGACAAGACTGGCGTGATTCATGCGCCGGTGGGCAAGGTTGGTTTTGCGACTGACAAGCTGTTGGAAAACGCGAGCACACTGATTCAGGCCGTCATCAAAGCGAAGCCTTCGGTGGCCAAAGGCAAGTACGTTCGAAGCGCGACAGTCTGTTCCACCATGGGGCCAGGCGTGGCGTTGGATGTCACTGTCTTCAACCTGCGTCAACTGTAA
- the tuf gene encoding elongation factor Tu: protein MAKEKFDRSKPHVNVGTIGHIDHGKTTLTAAITKTLAKHNPKVQFRSFDSIDNAPEEKARGITIAAAHVEYETANRHYAHVDCPGHADYIKNMITGAAQMDGAILVVAAPDGPMPQTREHVLLARQVGVPYIVVALNKVDMMDDAELLELVEMELRELLSSYGFPGDDLPICRVSALGALNGEPQWEKSVDDLMEAVDNYIPLPPRDIDKPFLMPIEDIFSIQGRGTVVTGRIEKGQVKVGEEVEIVGFRDTRKTVVTGVEMFKKLLDSGMAGDNVGLLLRGIDKDDVERGQVLAKPGSIKPHAKFKGEVYVLSKEEGGRHTPFFKGYRPQFYFRTTDVTGVMELPEGTEMVMPGDNVTVGVELITPVAMDKGLRFAIREGGRTVGAGTVSEVVLD, encoded by the coding sequence ATGGCGAAAGAGAAATTTGATCGCAGCAAACCGCACGTGAATGTTGGCACGATTGGCCACATCGACCACGGCAAGACCACGCTCACGGCAGCAATCACGAAGACGCTGGCCAAGCATAACCCGAAGGTGCAGTTCCGCAGCTTCGATTCGATCGACAACGCGCCTGAAGAAAAGGCACGAGGTATCACGATCGCGGCGGCGCACGTGGAGTATGAGACGGCGAACCGTCACTACGCGCACGTGGACTGCCCGGGCCACGCGGACTACATCAAGAACATGATCACCGGTGCGGCGCAGATGGACGGCGCGATTCTGGTGGTGGCGGCTCCTGACGGACCGATGCCCCAGACTCGTGAGCACGTGCTGCTGGCTCGCCAGGTGGGTGTGCCGTACATTGTGGTTGCCCTGAACAAGGTCGACATGATGGACGACGCGGAACTGCTGGAACTGGTGGAGATGGAACTGCGGGAACTGCTTTCGAGCTATGGGTTCCCGGGCGACGATCTGCCGATTTGCCGGGTGAGCGCGCTGGGCGCGTTGAACGGCGAGCCGCAGTGGGAAAAGTCGGTGGACGACCTGATGGAAGCAGTGGACAACTACATTCCGCTGCCGCCGCGCGACATTGACAAGCCGTTCCTGATGCCGATCGAAGACATTTTCTCGATCCAGGGGCGCGGCACGGTGGTGACGGGCCGAATCGAAAAGGGCCAGGTCAAGGTGGGCGAGGAAGTCGAGATCGTGGGCTTCCGCGACACGCGCAAGACGGTCGTCACAGGTGTGGAAATGTTCAAGAAGCTGCTGGACAGTGGCATGGCGGGCGACAATGTCGGCCTGTTGCTGCGCGGCATCGACAAGGACGACGTGGAGCGCGGTCAGGTGCTGGCGAAGCCGGGCTCGATCAAGCCGCACGCGAAGTTCAAGGGCGAAGTGTACGTGCTGTCGAAGGAAGAAGGCGGGCGGCACACGCCGTTCTTCAAGGGGTATCGTCCGCAGTTCTACTTCCGGACGACGGACGTGACGGGTGTGATGGAACTGCCGGAAGGCACGGAGATGGTGATGCCTGGCGACAACGTCACGGTGGGTGTGGAGTTGATCACCCCGGTGGCCATGGACAAGGGTCTCCGCTTCGCAATCCGTGAAGGCGGCCGCACGGTCGGCGCCGGCACGGTGTCGGAAGTGGTTCTCGACTAG
- the rplJ gene encoding 50S ribosomal protein L10 has product MKERKKKQADLEKLRGELESAPSVFVTGFTKLTVSQDFELRKVVRGAGGMYHVIKNTIAEKASAGLASEQVLAGLKGVSAVAYTNGDPVALAKALTAYAKANPTFTFKSGLVEGRAIDLSAIQELSNMPAKEVIYAKLLWLINAPAQRLVTVLNGVGRDLAVVIDQGVQENKFSS; this is encoded by the coding sequence ATGAAGGAAAGAAAAAAGAAACAAGCAGATCTTGAGAAACTGCGCGGCGAACTGGAGAGTGCCCCGAGCGTCTTTGTGACGGGCTTTACCAAGTTGACCGTGTCGCAGGATTTCGAGTTGCGCAAGGTCGTTCGCGGGGCCGGCGGTATGTACCACGTGATCAAGAACACGATCGCGGAGAAGGCGTCCGCCGGGTTGGCTTCGGAGCAAGTTCTGGCAGGGCTGAAGGGTGTGTCGGCGGTGGCTTACACCAACGGTGACCCGGTTGCGCTGGCCAAGGCTCTGACGGCTTACGCGAAGGCAAATCCGACATTTACTTTCAAGTCAGGCTTGGTGGAAGGCCGTGCGATCGACCTCAGCGCGATCCAGGAACTGTCCAACATGCCGGCGAAGGAAGTGATCTACGCCAAGCTGTTGTGGTTGATCAATGCTCCGGCGCAGCGACTGGTCACCGTCTTGAATGGCGTGGGCCGCGATCTCGCCGTGGTCATCGATCAGGGCGTCCAGGAAAACAAGTTTTCCTCCTAG
- the rpoB gene encoding DNA-directed RNA polymerase subunit beta, producing MSTASNGTPRERVDFSKIRTSVPIPNLIEVQKRSYERFLQMDLLPDERDDIGLQSVFKSVFPITDFRGLSELEFVDYSIGNWECKCGSLKGLNHLRTVCRNPTCGATIKTDPFHPGDVLCDKCGTFNKNIVTFCNRCGDPVGLQLKYDQAECEERGMTYAAPLKVTIRLKMFDKDESGRKTVREFKEQEVFFGEIPLMTPNGTFIINGTERVIVSQLHRSPGVFFERIQAQSYYLGKIIPYRGSWVEFEFDSKNLLYVRIDRKRKFYGSVFLRALGIKSDSEIIKSFYKFSELHFKDKKIYWKVDESLIGVKLGNALVSKSGETIHPANRKIREATIEALRKAKVESVEATTAEIEGSWVASDVIDMDTGEVLAEANQELTATALAKIMDAGIKSMDVFFAERDEVGNVISVTLKKDPVKSQNEALLEIYRKLRPGDPPTLDTATQLFHGMFFDPRKYDFSRVGRMKFNIKLYDNAEFSPQGTVGNPLDRRTLDEADFIDTIKYLLKLRKGIGAVDDIDHLGNRRVRAVGELLENQFRIGLVRMERAIKEKMAVYQEMSTAMPHDLVNAKPVMAAIREFFGSSQLSQFMDQTNPLSEITHKRRLSALGPGGLSRERAGFEVRDVHPTHYGRICPIETPEGPNIGLISSLSCFARINEYGFIESPYRRVVGSQVQDDVKILNPGGTNLKVGQVLTLKEMDRILSLPENKKLPPEFEAYCDYLSAWDEDKYVIAQANMALDGEGRIVNELVNTRKAGNFSLLAREEIQYMDVSPKQLVSVAASLIPFLENDDANRALMGSNMQRQAVPLLRADSPIVGTGMEKVTARDSGAVVLCKRAGVVDSVDSERIIVRVEGNIHEGQMSREVGADIYPLTKFKRSNQNTCINQKPIVHQGQKVKKGHVLADGPCTDMGELALGRNVLVAFMPWRGCNFEDAIIVSEKLVKEDYYTSIHIEEFEIEARDTKLGPEEITRDIPNISESFLRSLDESGIIMVGAKVKPGDILVGKVTPKGETQLTPEEKLLRAIFGEKAGDVKDASLYCPPGIEGVVVDAKVFSRKGADLDERSKSILETAIEKLHRNLDDEKRILGDERAKRLAALLDGKELLADLHDEKTNKKLLSKGQPLTRDIIEKMKARDLKRMKLSNRDPRLNEAIDEIEELTSRQIMVLEKISEEKIAKLKKGDELPPGVIKMVKIYIAMKRKLSVGDKMAGRHGNKGVISRIVPEEDMPYLDNGTPVEIILNPLGVPSRMNVGQILETHLGWAGRELGKKYATPVFDGATEADIKGQLTEAELPTSGKVTLYDGMTGQAFEQPVTVGIIYMLKLSHLVDDKIHARSIGPYSLITQQPLGGKAQFGGQRFGEMEVWALEAYGAAYVLQELLTAKSDDVYGRAKIYEAIVKGEAAAEPGVPESFNVLIRELQSLCLDVELMKKPKEMPDTALAAD from the coding sequence ATGTCAACTGCGTCCAACGGCACGCCTCGCGAGCGTGTCGATTTTTCCAAGATCCGGACGTCTGTCCCGATTCCGAACCTCATCGAAGTCCAGAAGCGGAGCTATGAGCGGTTCCTGCAGATGGATCTCCTGCCGGACGAGCGCGACGATATCGGGCTGCAGAGCGTTTTCAAAAGCGTCTTTCCGATCACCGATTTTCGCGGGTTGTCTGAACTGGAGTTCGTCGATTATTCGATTGGCAACTGGGAGTGCAAGTGCGGCAGCCTGAAGGGCTTGAACCACCTGCGCACGGTTTGCCGGAACCCCACCTGCGGGGCCACGATCAAGACCGACCCGTTCCACCCCGGCGACGTGCTTTGCGACAAGTGCGGCACGTTCAATAAGAACATCGTCACCTTCTGCAACCGTTGCGGCGATCCCGTCGGTCTGCAGTTGAAGTACGACCAGGCCGAGTGCGAGGAGCGCGGCATGACCTATGCCGCCCCTCTGAAGGTCACGATCCGTCTGAAGATGTTCGACAAGGACGAGTCGGGCCGCAAGACCGTCAGGGAGTTCAAGGAGCAGGAGGTGTTCTTCGGCGAAATTCCGCTGATGACGCCCAACGGCACCTTTATCATCAACGGTACGGAACGCGTCATTGTCAGCCAGTTGCACCGTTCGCCCGGCGTCTTCTTCGAGAGGATCCAGGCGCAGAGCTACTACCTGGGCAAGATCATTCCCTATCGCGGTTCGTGGGTCGAATTCGAGTTCGACTCGAAGAACCTGTTGTATGTCCGCATCGACCGCAAGCGTAAGTTCTATGGGTCGGTGTTCCTTCGTGCACTGGGCATCAAGAGCGACTCCGAGATCATCAAGTCGTTCTACAAGTTCAGCGAACTGCACTTCAAGGACAAGAAGATCTATTGGAAGGTGGACGAGTCGCTGATCGGCGTGAAACTGGGCAACGCCCTGGTTTCCAAGTCGGGCGAGACGATTCACCCCGCCAACCGCAAGATTCGCGAGGCCACCATTGAGGCGCTGCGCAAGGCAAAGGTCGAGTCCGTCGAGGCAACCACGGCCGAGATCGAGGGCTCGTGGGTCGCTTCCGATGTCATCGACATGGACACGGGCGAGGTTCTGGCGGAAGCGAACCAGGAACTGACCGCTACTGCGTTGGCCAAGATCATGGACGCCGGCATCAAGTCGATGGACGTCTTCTTCGCCGAGCGGGACGAGGTCGGCAATGTGATTTCGGTCACCTTGAAGAAGGACCCGGTGAAGTCGCAGAACGAGGCGCTGCTGGAAATCTACCGCAAGTTGCGCCCAGGCGATCCGCCCACGCTGGATACGGCCACGCAGTTGTTCCACGGCATGTTCTTCGACCCGCGCAAGTACGACTTCTCGCGCGTGGGCCGCATGAAGTTCAACATCAAGTTGTACGACAACGCGGAGTTCTCGCCCCAGGGCACCGTCGGCAACCCGCTGGACCGCAGGACGCTGGATGAGGCCGATTTCATCGACACCATCAAGTACCTGTTGAAGCTGCGCAAGGGCATTGGCGCGGTGGACGACATCGACCACCTGGGCAACCGCCGCGTGCGCGCGGTGGGCGAACTGTTGGAAAACCAGTTCCGCATCGGCCTGGTCCGCATGGAGCGGGCAATCAAGGAAAAGATGGCCGTCTACCAGGAAATGTCGACGGCGATGCCGCACGACCTGGTGAATGCCAAGCCGGTAATGGCCGCGATCCGCGAATTCTTCGGATCGAGCCAGTTGTCGCAGTTCATGGATCAGACGAATCCGCTGTCGGAGATCACGCACAAGCGCCGTCTCTCCGCCCTTGGACCAGGCGGTCTGAGCCGCGAGCGCGCGGGCTTCGAAGTCCGCGACGTGCACCCGACGCACTACGGCCGCATCTGCCCGATTGAAACGCCGGAAGGTCCGAACATCGGTCTGATCTCGTCGTTGAGCTGCTTTGCGCGCATCAACGAATATGGCTTCATCGAAAGCCCATATCGCCGCGTGGTTGGTTCTCAGGTGCAGGATGACGTTAAGATCCTGAATCCGGGCGGTACCAATCTGAAGGTCGGGCAAGTTCTCACTCTGAAGGAGATGGATCGGATCCTGAGCCTTCCGGAGAACAAGAAGCTCCCGCCGGAATTCGAAGCCTATTGCGACTATCTGTCGGCGTGGGATGAAGACAAGTACGTCATTGCCCAGGCCAACATGGCTTTGGACGGTGAAGGGCGCATCGTCAATGAACTGGTGAACACCCGCAAGGCCGGCAACTTCTCGCTGTTGGCTCGCGAAGAGATCCAGTACATGGACGTCAGCCCGAAGCAGCTCGTGTCGGTCGCCGCTTCGCTGATCCCGTTCCTTGAGAACGACGACGCCAACCGCGCGTTGATGGGATCGAACATGCAACGCCAGGCAGTTCCGCTGCTGCGCGCCGATTCGCCCATCGTGGGCACGGGCATGGAGAAAGTGACGGCTCGCGACTCGGGTGCCGTGGTGCTTTGTAAGCGCGCCGGCGTGGTCGATTCGGTCGACAGCGAGCGCATCATCGTCCGCGTGGAAGGCAACATCCACGAAGGCCAGATGTCGCGTGAAGTCGGCGCCGACATCTACCCGCTGACCAAGTTCAAACGCTCGAACCAGAACACCTGTATCAACCAGAAGCCCATTGTGCATCAGGGGCAGAAGGTGAAGAAGGGCCATGTTCTGGCCGACGGTCCTTGCACCGACATGGGCGAGCTCGCCCTGGGCCGCAACGTGCTGGTGGCGTTCATGCCCTGGCGCGGCTGCAACTTTGAGGACGCGATCATCGTGTCCGAGAAGCTGGTGAAGGAAGACTACTACACCTCGATCCACATCGAGGAGTTCGAAATCGAGGCTCGCGACACGAAGCTGGGGCCCGAGGAGATCACGCGCGATATTCCGAACATCTCGGAGAGCTTCCTGCGGAGCCTGGACGAGAGCGGCATCATCATGGTGGGTGCGAAGGTGAAGCCGGGCGACATTCTGGTGGGCAAGGTCACGCCGAAGGGCGAGACGCAACTGACGCCGGAAGAAAAGCTTCTGCGCGCCATCTTCGGCGAAAAGGCCGGAGACGTGAAGGACGCCTCGCTGTACTGCCCGCCCGGCATTGAGGGCGTGGTGGTGGACGCGAAGGTCTTCTCGCGCAAGGGCGCCGATCTGGACGAACGCAGCAAGTCGATTCTCGAAACCGCGATCGAGAAGCTGCACCGCAACCTGGATGACGAAAAGCGCATCCTGGGTGACGAACGCGCCAAGCGCCTGGCCGCTCTACTGGACGGCAAGGAGCTGCTGGCCGACCTGCACGACGAAAAGACCAATAAGAAGTTGCTGAGCAAGGGCCAGCCCCTGACGCGCGACATCATCGAGAAGATGAAGGCGCGTGACCTCAAGCGCATGAAGCTGTCGAATCGCGATCCTCGCCTGAACGAGGCCATCGACGAGATCGAAGAGCTGACATCGCGCCAGATCATGGTGCTGGAAAAGATCAGCGAAGAGAAGATCGCCAAGCTGAAGAAGGGCGATGAGCTCCCCCCCGGCGTCATCAAGATGGTAAAGATTTACATCGCGATGAAGCGCAAGCTGTCGGTGGGCGACAAGATGGCCGGCCGCCACGGCAATAAGGGTGTCATCTCACGCATTGTGCCGGAAGAGGACATGCCTTACCTCGACAATGGCACGCCGGTGGAGATCATCCTCAATCCGCTGGGCGTTCCCAGCCGTATGAACGTCGGTCAGATCCTGGAAACGCACCTGGGTTGGGCCGGCCGGGAGCTGGGCAAGAAGTACGCCACCCCGGTGTTCGACGGTGCGACGGAAGCCGACATCAAGGGTCAGCTGACGGAAGCCGAGCTGCCCACCAGCGGCAAGGTGACCCTCTATGACGGCATGACGGGCCAAGCCTTTGAACAGCCTGTCACCGTGGGCATCATCTACATGTTGAAGTTGAGCCACCTGGTGGACGACAAGATCCACGCGCGCTCCATCGGACCGTACTCCCTGATCACCCAGCAGCCGCTGGGCGGCAAGGCGCAGTTCGGCGGACAGCGCTTCGGCGAAATGGAAGTGTGGGCGCTGGAAGCCTACGGCGCAGCTTACGTTCTGCAGGAGCTGCTGACGGCCAAGTCGGACGACGTCTATGGCCGCGCGAAGATCTACGAAGCGATTGTGAAGGGCGAAGCCGCCGCCGAACCGGGCGTGCCGGAATCGTTCAACGTGCTCATCCGCGAGCTGCAGTCGCTTTGTCTGGATGTGGAACTGATGAAGAAGCCGAAGGAAATGCCGGACACGGCATTGGCGGCTGACTAA
- the rplL gene encoding 50S ribosomal protein L7/L12, whose translation MADINAIAENIQGLTLLEASQLVKLLEEKLGVSAAAAAVAVAAPAAGAAAAAPVEEKTEFNVILTAAGANKINVIKVVREVTSLGLKEAKDLVEAAPKAIKEGVNKDEAETIKKKFVDAGATVEIK comes from the coding sequence ATGGCTGACATCAACGCGATTGCCGAAAATATCCAGGGCCTGACGCTTCTGGAAGCCTCCCAGCTCGTGAAGCTGCTCGAGGAAAAGCTGGGTGTTTCCGCCGCCGCCGCCGCTGTTGCCGTTGCCGCTCCTGCGGCCGGCGCCGCTGCCGCAGCGCCCGTGGAAGAAAAGACCGAGTTCAACGTCATTCTGACGGCTGCCGGCGCCAACAAGATCAACGTGATCAAGGTTGTGCGTGAAGTTACCAGCCTCGGACTGAAGGAAGCCAAGGACCTCGTGGAAGCGGCTCCGAAGGCGATCAAGGAAGGCGTTAACAAGGACGAAGCCGAGACGATCAAGAAGAAGTTCGTCGACGCCGGCGCCACCGTCGAGATCAAGTAG
- the secE gene encoding preprotein translocase subunit SecE — protein MAAVTTAANGDNQPNQSQSGISGWFEQVKEYISDLKAEMRRVSWPSKTQVQATTAVVIAAVFLFAAYFAVVDLLLGRAINQIFQALARR, from the coding sequence ATGGCGGCAGTAACAACGGCAGCGAATGGGGACAATCAACCCAATCAGTCTCAGAGCGGCATTTCGGGTTGGTTCGAACAGGTCAAGGAGTACATTTCGGACTTGAAAGCCGAAATGCGCCGGGTAAGCTGGCCGAGCAAAACGCAGGTCCAGGCGACGACCGCGGTTGTGATTGCGGCGGTATTCCTCTTCGCGGCCTACTTTGCGGTAGTTGATTTGTTGTTGGGCCGAGCAATCAACCAGATCTTCCAGGCTCTGGCACGGCGGTAG